One window of Perca flavescens isolate YP-PL-M2 chromosome 15, PFLA_1.0, whole genome shotgun sequence genomic DNA carries:
- the nme4 gene encoding nucleoside diphosphate kinase, mitochondrial codes for MLQRCILKKCLQQFFFGNQETTKSLLSAGFRTALLGGHRFAGHRSKSSVPDVRERTLIAVKPDGVQRRLVGQIIQRFEQRGFKLVGLKMLQVSDDLLSQHYCELRTKPFYPSLLHYMTSGPVVAMVWEGHKVVQTSRTMVGHTNPVEAQAGTVRGDFSFHVSRNVVHASDSPEGAQREIQLWFQRTELLNWDCCDQTMTCEV; via the exons ATGTTGCAGCGGTGCATTTTGAAGAAATGTCTCCAGCAGTTTTTTTTCGGGAATCAAGAAACTACTAAAAGTCTGCTATCAGCTGGGTTTCGGACTGCGCTTCTGGGTGGACACCGATTTGCTGGGCACAGGAGCAAATCAA GTGTTCCAGATGTAAGGGAGCGGACTCTTATTGCTGTAAAGCCAGATGGAGTTCAACGTCGTCTTGTGGGACAAATAATTCAGCGGTTTGAGCAGCGGGGCTTCAAGCTGGTTGGCCTGAAAATGTTGCAG GTGTCTGATGATCTCCTGTCTCAGCACTACTGTGAACTGAGGACTAAGCCCTTCTATCCAAGCCTGCTGCATTACATGACCTCAGGGCctgttgttgccatg gtGTGGGAAGGGCACAAAGTTGTCCAGACGTCACGTACGATGGTGGGACATACTAACCCAGTGGAGGCCCAGGCAGGCACAGTCAGAGGAGATTTCAGCTTTCATGTCAGCAG GAATGTAGTTCATGCCAGTGATTCACCAGAGGGGGCACAGAGGGAGATCCAGCTGTGGTTTCAGAGAACGGAGCTCCTGAACTGGGACTGCTGTGACCAGACCATGACCTGTGAAGTGTGA
- the eps8l1a gene encoding LOW QUALITY PROTEIN: epidermal growth factor receptor kinase substrate 8-like protein 1a (The sequence of the model RefSeq protein was modified relative to this genomic sequence to represent the inferred CDS: deleted 2 bases in 1 codon), with the protein MPGEQPPPSGLPIYTNFGKEKGASGESNDTSLLNAEREVEIMNHCFDDVERFMSRLQQTAEAQSVLNQTKKKKSRKSKKNKDQDDDLLTLKACPPSEEEFVDIFQKIKYSLCLLDRLKSSIAEPDAPELLHPIFVPLRLMVETTGGPALGSSVVSPAMTSGAVSLLQKHLTEEEKQLWTSLGPNWISSCSHLSVSGSPYSPVFLDGWQPQAYNSTCQLIEDPITSQHKQDAFRESRQAQTLHDQARRTAEGHGAGTDEVEGNWLPPEGERLYCCSYDFVARNSSELSVLQGETLEVIESSKRWWKCRNRFDQIGFVPSNILEPLSALNNTGRDIPVVRRESQVQKTPIYPRTKYFSYASPNQFGTNPTATSQMRPQSMVLPSATTKEENSERVLKMNDELFRRLAGKRDSVRPLVVPRTADTSSPLNYHSTSAEVEAWLTAKGFSQQTVQSLGILNGAQLFSLNKEELRTVSPEEGARAYSQIMVQKALLEDVHKASELETVMEKQKLKIDLKSESDVM; encoded by the exons ATGCCGGGAGAGCAGCCTCCTCCTAGTGGCCTGCCCATCTACACAAATTTTGGCAAAG AAAAGGGTGCCAGTGGGGAGTCAAATGATACATCTCTATTGAATGCAGAGAGAGAAGTG GAGATTATGAACCACTGCTTTGACGACGTGGAGCGATTCATGTCACGCTTGCAGCAGACAGCTGAGGCCCAGAGTGTTCTCAACcaaacgaagaagaagaaaagcagaAAGAGCAAGAAGAATAAGGACCAAGATG ATGATTTGTTGACCCTGAAAGCTTGCCCTCCATCAGAGGAAGAATTTGTGGACATCTTTCAGAAAATCAAGTACTCCCTCTGTCTTCTC GACCGTCTAAAGTCATCCATCGCAGAGCCTGATGCACCAGAGCTGCTGCATCCCATCTTTGTGCCTCTTAGACTG ATGGTGGAAACCACTGGAGGGCCAGCGTTAGGTTCATCGGTGGTCAGTCCTGCTATGACCAGTGGTGCTGTTTCACTGCTTCAGAAGCACCTGACTGAGGAGGAAAAACAGCTGTGGACTTCCTTAGGACCTAACTGGATTTCAagctg TTCGCACCTTAGTGTGTCTGGTTCTCCATACTCACCTGTCTTCCTGGATGGGTGGCAGCCTCAGGCCTATAACTCAACGTGCCAGCTTATTGAAGATCCCATCACGTCACAGCACAAACAAGATGCTTTCAGGGAAAGTAGGCAGGCGCAGACTTTACACGACCAAGCTCGAAGGACAGCGGAGGGCCATGGTGCAGGCACTGATGAAGT AGAAGGAAATTGGCTCCCaccagagggagagagacttTACTGCTGCAGTTATGACTTTGTGGCAAGAAACAGCAGTGAGCTTTCTGTGCTACAAGGAGAAACACTAGAG GTTATTGAGTCATCAAAGAGATGGTGGAAGTGTCGAAATCGCTTTGACCAGATCGGATTTGTCCCCTCCAATATCCTGGAGCCTCTGTCTGCACTGAATAACACTGGGAGAGACATCCCAGTGGTACGCAGAGAGTCACAGGTGCAA AAGACTCCTATTTACCCTCGGACAAAGTACTTCTCATATGCTTCACCAAACCAATTTGGGACCAATCCTACTGCTACAAGCCAAATGCGACCACAGAGTATGGTTTTACCATCTGCAACAACAAAGGAAGAAAACAGTGAGCGAG TCCTAAAAATGAATGATGAGCTT TTTCGGCGGTTAGCTGGGAAAAGAGACTCAGTTCGTCCGCTGGTGGTTCCCCGCACCGCTGACACTTCTTCTCCCCTGAACTACCACTCAACGTCTGCCGAGGTGGAGGCCTGGCTCACCGCCAAAGGCTTCAGTCAGCA GACAGTTCAGAGTCTGGGCATTTTAAATGGAGCGCAGCTTTTTTCCCTGAATAAGGAGGAGCTCCGCACTGTGTCACCAGAGGAAGGTGCAAGAGCCTACAGCCAAATTATGGTGCAGAAGGCCCTTCTCGAG GATGTGCACAAAGCCTCGGAACTAGAAACGGTAATGGAGAAACAAAAGCTGAAGATTGACCTGAAATCCgagagtgatgtaatgtga